One genomic region from Spartobacteria bacterium encodes:
- a CDS encoding ACT domain-containing protein gives MSDSYKAYRDRQISICVQNERGILAAMTTLLGQHHINILAMTLTGGQDHGYMRIVVDQTDAAVDILVQNEYLAFVSDVVLLEIDNTPGALGAVAEEWCRRGVNIDYVYCAGGPGVSRGLVVIHVDNIDLALN, from the coding sequence ATGTCCGATTCCTATAAAGCCTACCGAGACCGGCAAATATCCATATGCGTTCAAAATGAACGGGGTATTCTGGCGGCTATGACCACCCTGCTGGGGCAGCATCATATCAATATTCTGGCGATGACATTGACGGGGGGGCAGGATCACGGGTATATGCGCATCGTGGTAGACCAGACCGATGCCGCCGTGGACATATTGGTTCAAAATGAATATCTGGCATTCGTATCCGATGTGGTTCTGCTGGAGATCGACAATACGCCCGGCGCACTGGGTGCGGTGGCAGAAGAATGGTGCCGGCGCGGGGTTAATATCGATTATGTGTATTGCGCCGGCGGTCCGGGGGTCAGTCGGGGACTGGTCGTTATACATGTTGATAATATTGATCTGGCACTGAATTAG